A window from Neodiprion fabricii isolate iyNeoFabr1 chromosome 2, iyNeoFabr1.1, whole genome shotgun sequence encodes these proteins:
- the LOC124174872 gene encoding radial spoke head 14 homolog, with amino-acid sequence MYPCPMLHSYYQRCENQIPRRALNRMIDQAMLKDTDCRELDPPILRLNSLHPECYAPHVDVTRAKCAFGRRALPKLRTELHSEHPRIVRQAVNTIADLIHNPESVVEAIRLRIPDRLADLLVSEDPFLRERIGMIYTSLASQSNGGSTITGNPSIVCNLVKNLRDDLDCVRLRAAEAIEMLARNCRVAQDLCAFGFIDLIVDRIIEEKKDILVVYLETLKSLLDCDQKIHAIEIGTMDKLVMLLQRKDEDILVESLACLAILCSHPVGKQKSIDMDLLFVLKTFLEDERRAVHTKAAGVVAFVTITTPGKLRALDLQIMGRLLELAADFHCRELQLMALKALTNIAEVPRGRAMMLQSNTMFIENIDTCKDEATERHKAILMETIRWQP; translated from the exons ATGTATCCGTGTCCGATGCTCCATAGTTACTATCAAAgatgtgaaaatcaaattccTAGAAGAGCTCTGAACCGGATGATAGACCAAG CGATGCTGAAGGACACAGATTGCAGAGAACTGGATCCCCCGATACTCAGGCTAAATTCTTTGCATCCCGAATGTTACGCTCCTCATGTGGACGTGACACGTGCCAAGTGTGCTTTCGGTCGGCGAGCTCTACCTAAGCTG AGGACGGAATTGCACAGTGAACATCCTCGGATTGTTAGACAAGCGGTCAACACGATCGCCGATTTGATCCACAACCCGGAAAGCGTTGTTGAGGCAATAAGGCTTCGTATACCAGACAG GCTAGCAGATCTTTTGGTATCTGAAGATCCCTTCCTCCGTGAAAGAATTGGAATGATTTACACATCGTTGGCCAGTCAATCAAACGGCGGTTCAACGATTACCGGTAACCCATCGATAGTTTGCaacttggtgaaaaatttacgtGATGATCTTGACTGTGTACGGTTGAGGGCAGCAGAGGCCATCGAAATGTTGGCGAGAAATTGTCGAG TTGCGCAAGATCTCTGCGCCTTTGGATTTATCGATCTGATCGTCGATCGAATAatcgaagagaaaaaggatATTTTG gtCGTTTATCTCGAAACGTTGAAATCTCTTCTGGACTGCGATCAGAAGATTCACGCGATCGAGATTGGGACGATGGACAAACTCGTCATGCTCCTCCAGCGAAAGGACGAGGATATTTTAGTTGAATCTCTGGCATGCTTAGCAATTTTGTGCTCTCATCCCGTCGGCaaacaaaaatcaatcgaCATGGATCTTCTCTTCGTCCTGAAAACCTTCCTCGAAGATGAG CGAAGAGCTGTGCACACGAAAGCAGCAGGCGTCGTTGCATTCGTGACAATAACGACACCGGGAAAATTACGGGCCTTAGATCTGCAGATAATGGGTCGTCTTTTGGAATTGGCTGCCGATTTTCACTGTAGAGAACTTCAGCTCATGGCCTTGAAG GCGCTGACGAACATCGCCGAGGTTCCCAGAGGCAGAGCCATGATGTTGCAATCGAACACGATGTTCATCGAGAATATCGATACGTGCAAAGACGAAGCCACTGAAAGGCACAAGGCAATTTTAATGGAGACTATTCGATGGCAACCGTAA
- the LOC124175174 gene encoding rabenosyn-5: MAEGEQMLEGFLCSICKTDLKTPHQLTKHFEEYHNDNPEILKTLKELYGKAKKKILKHEGSSEEFVTLDTSLKYRESSLDFYYNDWEPQELGETRSYTRYFTEVRNVRLERYSAETNKLIIRLDKLLNELPSDPISRRVHEQSIVPWIDDKSVKLCPTCARSFHVARRKHHCRLCGAVMCHDCTMFLALGDARNMVNPTLVQDDSAISPTSTESRISGRFVRAGIGLSKLARSPSSGSLNSIISLVNDPSRSEQHFRLCVHCEELLRFREQLKERKLSKPIICQFYEKMRSYIDEANEHSVMYNKMCESLRKGETTYNLQDAQTLRVKIAKLAENIDLISKRISILGIKDVDNPPKGQTLKLQQMIRSAATTFLKEHLLNSKPLPTEEEYTAFKERRRKAIEDRIEHERQMEMEELQRERRREQQNREALISDFVIVSRNDQMILDKSQGWGPSSATPILASSMDPIIEQMNNLRAYIKQARDAHKYDEVATLETNLRELQSAYFAMNQGNSSDS, encoded by the exons ATGGCGGAAGGCGAACAAATGCTGGAGGGCTTCCTGTGTTCTATTTGCAAGACAGATTTGAAGACTCCGCATCAACTAACCAAACATTTTGAAGAATATCACAATGATAATCCAGAAATTCTGAAAACTCTCAAAG AACTGTACGGtaaagcgaagaaaaaaattttaaagcaTGAGGGATCGTCGGAAGAATTTGTAACACTCGACACATCTTTGAAGTACCGTGAATCCAGCCTAGACTTTTATTACAACGATTGGGAACCTCAGGAATtgg GTGAAACTAGATCCTACACAAGATACTTTACTGAAGTACGAAATGTAAGACTGGAACGATATTCTGCTGAAACTAATAAACTTATAATAAGATTGGACAAACTATTAAATGAATTGCCATCAGATCCTATCAGCAGAAGAG TCCATGAGCAATCCATTGTTCCGTGGATAGATGACAAGTCTGTTAAACTTTGTCCAACTTGCGCTAGGAGTTTTCATGTCGCTAGAAGAAAACATCATTGCAGACTATGTGGAGCCGTTATGTGCCACGATTGCACAATGTTTTTGGCATTGGGAGATGCAA gAAATATGGTGAATCCGACCCTTGTACAAGATGATTCAGCAATATCTCCGACATCGACCGAATCCAGAATTTCTGGCCGATTTGTACGTGCCGGTATAGGATTATCAAAGTTGGCTAGATCCCCATCTAGCGGAAGTTTAAACAGTATTATTTCATTAGTTAATGATCCTTCTCGCAGTGAACAGCACTTCAGACTATGCGTTCATTGCGAAGAACTCCTCAGGTTTAGGGAGCAattgaaagagagaaaattatcaaaaccgATCATTTGCCAGTTTTATGAAAAGATGCGTTCATATATAGACGAAGCAAACGAGCATTCAGTGATGTACAACAAGATGTGCGAGTCTTTAAG AAAAGGGGAAACCACGTATAATCTTCAGGATGCTCAAACGTTACGTGTTAAAATAGCAAAGCTAGCAGAGAACATAGACTTAATCAGTAAGAGAATCTCTATTTTGGGAATAAAGGACGTGGATAATCCCCCGAAAGGCCAAACTTTGAAGCTCCAGCAGATGATCAGATCAGCAGCGACAACGTTTTTGAAAGAACACTTACTAAACTCCAAGCCCTTGCCTACAGAGGAGGAATATACAGCATTCAAAGAAAGGCGTAGAAAAGCAATTGAGGATAGAATCGAGCATGAGAGACAAATGGAGATGGAGGAATTGCaaagagagagacggaggGAACAACAAAACCGAGAAGCGCTCATTAGCGATTTTGTCATAGTGTCAAGAAATGATCAG ATGATACTGGACAAATCACAAGGCTGGGGTCCATCAAGCGCAACACCAATACTCGCATCATCTATGGATCCGATAATAGAACAAATGAACAATCTTCGGGCGTATATAAAGCAAGCAAGGGACGCTCACAAGTATGACGAAGTGGCTACTCTAGAAACCAATTTGAGAGAACTGCAAAGTGCTTACTTTGCGATGAATCAAGGCAACAGTAGCGACAGCTAA
- the LOC124175173 gene encoding DNA repair protein RAD50-like has protein sequence MSRVRRLGISGIRNFGPGDDERGLQTIRFSHPLTMIFGPNGTGKTTIIEALKYASTGDFPPGCGANNQNSFVHDALLTDECSVKGVVIAEMCDTKGNIVTVSRRLLSVQKKFKKGCKVLDTTLSTQNIKTGEKVSISHRCADVDLEMGLALGVSKPILNHVIFCHQEDSTWPLEDGKKLKERFDQIFDSDKYNKAVERIRKFNNKIKNDLRVTKAQRESLEILLEESNQKKKSLEKYETRLVKSIQKVSEVVEKMKPLNEKMNELRDSEAHYIKLHTEKETKKTEYGLIKQQIMELKESIQVLHDGTAEELQKEIAAFDNTRVEMESEMEMLKNKSRDMNKEESKLKVTISNKQLSIGKLKEQAQALEKNISLRNCKLSQMRTEWGLDEVGEEVTETEAAVGLDQLKDKLTEMERNIKDIALKHQAVEKTLQEELDALRDQKSKLESGMVLFKRQIAEKRTETRRIRAQIEEVNMLASQLELVDSKLQEANTKLDTMAASFDVDAVKKNIEDEIKERDQMELSLDKLDEEVKLLQQQSSLHAELDLLRSSLAVKEKDIQKLKNKHQANLKMLLKTEVLPESNLKHTLSGIHDSFSEQIKQLNHQLQKEQRVLTTLETTKKHHEHEIKEKNSELEDIQDKIATMCHGIDYEEVLLHAKKTVQDLQDSKGMYTYKSIAYKDYIKKTDSCCPLCHRNFDSQQEIEEFKSELNEEVNKYPNQLKTCEEKLKVQQERYDSLLQLKPLVDKVKQIEETTLKKLRNDLIQVKQKLSESHARVEKLQLQIAEPESKLAQCKDIVCDVAQWDQYSAEVVKLNQSIARVKARLSDKVGERSMQEAQTEQELLRKSLSTIRKRIEKLQSSLSTHNDKLQQARESRNRLVEEQLRMKSEVQKLQQLQDKLKDLHAEEVSLQENVQQLQVQLGPVNQNLAAKNDSLQKIKREHRESLDNDRSVVSQKSRSLHDLNTIQSQIDNSIRNGVTDLLRKSELEMKKYQQMDEELQKNKIEVTTKINEIINEISKQETRKRDMSDNMILKEKGAAAVVLQREITELREKLGNMNYRQLLDHKKKLIDEEELLIREKNLEQGGQDEMERNIKQLKRELNKEVYRLALKNYIRKSAEVVVQEEAINDLVAYTTALDRAIIEFHEERMASVNRIILRLWTQIYKGKDTTAIQIHTDSTEGMGNKKRVYNYKVVQEKQKVTMDMKGRCSAGQKVLASIIIRMALAETFAKNCGIFALDEPTTNLDVHNIKSLAQALVSIVNLRSKQQKNFQLIVISHDEDFITQLGKVDKVGKVYELYRNEKGLTEVKELCIENNATFDDCSQNGESSDEEDAADVERRTRKRKELAEERKNLLKGNSSVSPPRKKRNERE, from the exons ATGTCGAGGGTAAGAAGATTAGGGATTTCTGGAATCCGAAACTTCGGCCCTGGCGATGATGAGAGGGGATTACAAACAATAAGGTTCAGTCACCCGTTGACTATGATTTTTGGACCAAATGGAACCGGGAAAACAACCATTATTGAGGCCCTAAAATATGCGAGCACAGGGGATTTTCCGCCTGGCTGTGGTGCAAACAACCAGAATTCATTCGTACACGATGCTTTGCTGACCGACGAATGCTCC GTAAAAGGTGTGGTGATAGCTGAGATGTGCGATACCAAAGGAAACATAGTAACGGTATCGCGAAGGCTATTATCTGTTCAAAAAAAGTTTAAGAAAGGCTGTAAAGTCTTGGACACTACTCTGTCTACGCAGAACATAAAAACGGGAGAG AAAGTATCGATAAGCCATCGCTGCGCCGATGTGGATCTTGAAATGGGTTTGGCTTTGGGAGTGTCAAAACCTATTTTAAATCACgtaattttttgtcatcaaGAAGATTCGACATGGCCATtagaagatggaaaaaaactgaaagaaagATTCGATCAGATTTTTGACTCTGATAAATACAACAAAGCAGTCGAGAGAATTAGAAAGTTTAATAACAAGATAAAAAACGATCTTCGTGTTACTAAAGCTCAGAGAGAGTCGTTGGAAATTTTGCTTGAAGAATCTAACCAGAAGAAAAAGAGCTTGGAAAAGTATGAAACTCGACTGGTAAAGTCTATTCAAAAAGTTTCTgaagttgttgaaaaaatgaagccTCTTAATGAGAAAATGAACGAACTTCGTGATTCTGAAGCACATTACATCAAGTTACATACGGAAAAAG aaacaaaaaaaactgaatatgGACTGATAAAACAGCAAATAATGGAATTGAAAGAGAGCATACAAGTTCTTCACGATGGGACAGCAGAAGAACTGCAAAAAGAAATTGCTGCATTTGATAATACACGGGTTGAAATGGAAAGTGAGATGGAAATG CTGAAGAATAAATCGAGAGATATGAACAAAGAGGAAAGCAAGTTAAAAGTCACTATCAGCAATAAGCAATTATCGATTGGAAAGTTGAAAGAGCAGGCTCAagcgttggaaaaaaatatttcgctccGTAACTGTAAACTTAGTCAAATGCGAACAGAATGGGGTCTCGATGAAGTTGGAGAAGAAGTAACAGAGACAG AAGCTGCTGTTGGTCTCGACCAATTGAAAGATAAATTGACTGAGATGGAACGGAATATCAAGGACATAGCGCTCAAGCATCAGGCTGTTGAAAAAACATTACAAGAGGAATTGGATGCCCTCAGAGATCAGAAATCTAAACTCGAATCAGGAATGGTCCTGTTCAAAAGGCAGATAGCCGAGAAACGAACGGAGACAAGGAGAATTCGTGCGCAAATAGAGGAA GTGAACATGCTAGCCAGCCAATTGGAGTTAGTCGACTCTAAATTGCAAGAAGCAAATACAAAACTTGATACCATGGCTGCAAGTTTTGACGTTGAtgccgtgaaaaaaaatatagaagaTGAAATCAAAGAGCGGGATCAGATGGAATTGAGTTTGGATAAATTGGATGAAGAAGTGAAATTACTTCAGCAACAAAGTTCACTACATGCTGAATTGGATCTGCTCAGATCATCTTTGGCGGTAAAAGAAAAGGACATTCAGAAGTT gaAAAACAAGCATCAGGCGAACTTGAAGATGCTTTTGAAAACCGAAGTATTACCggaatcaaatttgaaacataCTCTTAGTGGAATTCACGATAGCttt aGTGAACAAATCAAACAATTGAACCACCAATTGCAGAAAGAGCAACGTGTGCTGACCACACTTGAAACTACAAAAAAACATCACGAACatgaaataaaggaaaaaaatagcgAGCTTGAGG ACATTCAAGATAAAATAGCCACCATGTGCCATGGTATAGACTACGAAGAAGTTTTGCTACATGCAAAGAAAACCGTGCAAGATTTGCAGGATTCCAAAGGAATGTATACTTACAAAAGTATAGCGTACAAAGATTATATAAAGAAAACAGATTCCTGCTGTCCGCTCTGTCACCGTAATTTCGATAGTCAGCAGGAAATTGAAGAATTCAAATCTGAGTTGAACGAGGAAGTAAACAAATATCCTAACCAGTTGAAAACTTGtgaagaaaagttgaaagttCAGCAAGAGCGGTACGATTCTTTGCTGCAATTGAAGCCACTTGTGGACAAAGTTAAACAAATAGAAGAAACCACCTTAAAGAAGTTGAGAAACGACTTAATTCAAGTGAAACAGAAATTATCAGAGTCTCACGCGCGAGTTGAGAAACTGCAACTACAGATTGCTGAACCTGAGAGTAAACTAGCGCAATGCAAAGACATTGTCTGTGATGTAGCACAGTGGGATCAGTATTCTGCAGAAGTCGTaaaactgaatcaatctatTGCTCGAGTCAAAGCTCGTCTTTCTGACAAAGTCGGCGAGAGGTCTATGCAAGAAGCACAAACCGAGCAAGAGTTGTTGAGAAAATCTCTCAGCACTATACGCAAAAGGATCGAAAAACTGCAATCATCATTAAGCACTCACAACGATAAATTACAACAGGCAAGAGAGTCTAGAAATAGACTGGTCGAGGAGCAATTGAGAATGAAGTCTGAAGTACAGAAACTACAGCAGCTGCAGGACAAATTGAAAGACTTGCACGCTGAAGAAGTATCTCTACAAGAAAACGTGCAGCAATTGCAGGTGCAATTGGGACCCGTTAATCAGAATCTGGCAGCCAAAAATGATTCACTCCAAAAAATAaag cGAGAGCACCGAGAATCGCTGGACAACGATCGGAGTGTTGTATCTCAAAAATCAAGGAGCCTGCATGATTTGAACACTATCCAATCGCAAATTGATAATAGCATCCGCAATGGAGTAACGGACTTGTTGAGGAAATCTGAATTGGAAATGAAGAAGTATCAACAGATGGATGAAGAATtgcaaaagaataaaattgaagttactacaaaaattaacgaaataaTTAACGAAATCTCGAAACAAGAGACCCGCAAACGCGACATGAGCGACAACATGATATTGAAGGAAAAGGGCGCAGCAGCCGTAGTGCTTCAGCGTGAAATAACAGAGTTACGAGAGAAGTTAGGTAACATGAATTATCGCCAGCTGTTAGATCACAAGAAAAAACTAATAGACGAGGAAGAACTTCTCATTCGCGAA AAAAACCTCGAACAAGGAGGACAAGACGAAATGGAGCGTAATATTAAACAGTTGAAACGTGAATTGAACAAAGAAGTGTATAGATTGGCTCTTAAAAATTACATACGCAAGTCCGCTGAAGTTGTT GTGCAAGAGGAAGCAATAAACGACCTCGTGGCGTATACTACAGCCTTGGATAGGGCAATAATTGAGTTTCACGAAGAACGAATGGCTTCAGTAAACCGGATTATACTAAGATTGTGGACGCAAATCTATAAGGGTAAAGATACGACGGCTATTCAGATTCATACAGATTCAACCGAAGGAATGGGCAACAAAAAAAGAGTTTACAATTACAAAGTTGTTCAAGAGAAACAAAAGGTCACCATGGACATGAAGGGACGTTGCAGTGCAGGGCAAAAG GTACTTGCGTCAATCATCATAAGAATGGCCTTAGCTGAAACATTTGCTAAAAATTGTGGTATATTTGCATTAGATGAACCGACAACAAACCTTGATGTGCATAACATAAAAAGTCTAGCTCAGGCACTGGTTTC AATTGTGAATCTTCGTTCTAAACAACAGAAGAATTTCCAATTGATCGTTATTAGTCATGACGAAGACTTTATAACTCAACTAGGTAAAGTTGACAAAGTCGGAAAAGTTTACGAACTTTATCGAAATGAGAA AGGGCTGACTGAGGTTAAAGAGTTGTGCATTGAGAACAATGCAACATTTGATGATTGCTCTCAAAATGGAGAATCCTCAGATGAAGAAGATGCCGCAGACGTGGAAAGGCGTACACGTAAACGAAAAGAACTTgccgaagaaagaaaaaatttgctgaAAGGCAATTCGTCCGTTAGTCCTCCACGCAAGAAGAGAAATGAGAGAGAATGA
- the LOC124175949 gene encoding RING finger protein 37: MLLNFCHPCLRPEISCSTISTEGYDVKNLVNESSQGFLAYACIKPPINIDLTFICNVEISRVIVWPSVGSQKSSGFQLMAKSTTDTGVPYSTLSNAYLSAAQGGVIFYRRDINETLTCVPNGFLQRYIKISDHHAVNKATNLRLCIVKTENSVPAIGRIEVWGRVARCCGRDVIAGVNSLWTQEHSPRIPTIDEIRESPTKKDDHDSLEKSNCAVEIPEDFLDPITYEVMVQPIMLPSGKIIDQLTLERHEQNEALWGRSPSDPFTGIPFGNTCKPIIATSLKARIDKFLIENSNDDNIKKLPRTVGRKISQVCDQLVGVEKTVCANSKSTVLKVKSSHTLKRNIPSNLTNSQHKLPVLVMCTKQSLDLTESKRTRLSKTPQHCTVSDDIDIEGDCARNISNEIDGDLELNVKSVLSGLKRFNGPKTREASGVPKGCSCCKSSILYKLPCKHVICRRVLTTVKLPKCQHCGLSYSTRDPIRIHD; the protein is encoded by the exons atgttGCTAAACTTCTGTCACCCCTGTCTGAGACCAGAGATCAGCTGTAGTACAATAAGCACCGAAGGGTACGACGTAAAGAATCTTGTGAACGAATCATCGCAGGGTTTTTTGGCGTACGCATGCATAAAACCACCCATAAACATTGACCTAACCTTTATTTGCAACGTTGAAATAAGTCGAGTTATAGTCTGGCCCTCAGTCGGCTCCCAGAAATCGTCCGGGTTTCAGCTGATGGCTAAATCAACTACCGATACTGGAGTACCTTACTCCACATTGTCAAATGCATATTTAAGTGCTGCTCAGGGTGGAGTAATTTTCTACAGGAGAGACATTAACGAGACTCTGACTTGCGTGCCGAACGGCTTCTTACAGCGGTACATCAAGATTTCTGATCACCATGCCGTGAACAAGGCTACTAATCTCAGGCTTTGTATTGTCAAAACGGAAAACTCTGTTCCTGCCATTGGAAGAATTGAAGTTTGGGGGAGAGTCGCACGATGCTGTGGAAGAGACGTCATTGCTGGAGTAAATTCCCTCTGGACACAAGAACATAGTCCCCGTATTCCTACTATTGATGAAATTAGAGAGTCTCCTACGAAAAAAGATGATCATGATAGTTT GGAGAAGAGTAACTGCGCTGTAGAAATACCAGAAGATTTTCTCGATCCAATAACGTATGAAGTAATGGTGCAACCGATTATGCTGCCAAGCGGCAAGATCATTGATCAATTGACTCTAGAACGGCATGAGCAAAACGAAGCCTTATGGGGTCGCTCACCATCTGATCCATTCACCGGTATTCCGTTTGGAAATACTTGTAAACCAATAATAGCAACATCGCTTAAAGCAAGAATTGACAAATTCCTAATAGAAAATAGTAACGAtgacaatataaaaaaattaccaagaACAGTCGGTCGGAAGATATCGCAAGTATGTGATCAATTAGTGggtgttgaaaaaactgtctGTGCAAATAGCAAGTCCACTGTTCTAAAAGTGAAATCTAGTCATACATTGAAGCGAAACATTCCGTCGAACTTGACGAATAGCCAGCACAAACTTCCGGTTCTAGTTATGTGCACCAAACAATCCTTAGATTTGACGGAATCTAAACGAACTCGATTAAGCAAAACTCCGCAACACTGTACTGTCAGCGATGATATCGATATTGAGGGTGATTGTGCGAGGAATATTAGCAATGAAATTGACGGTGATTTGGAATTGAATGTCAAGTCTGTCTTGTCAGGTCTCAAACGATTCAATGGGCCAAAAACTCGCGAAGCATCTGGAGTACCCAAAGGTTGCTCATGTTGCAAGTCTAGTATTCTGTACAAATTGCCATGCAAGCACGTTATTTGTAGGAGAGTTCTTACAACTGTGAAATTGCCAAAGTGCCAGCATTGCGGCTTGTCTTACTCAACGCGTGACCCGATAAGGATACATGACTAG